TGACCGAAGTACCCCCGTTTACGCCCCAGGACATCGAGAGCATTTTCAATTTGATCACCACCGAAGAGCAGCGCAACGCGTTCAAGGTGGATCGGGAATTGGACTTCTCATACAGCATGGACGGATTATCTCGATTCCGCATAAGCGCCATATCGCAGCGTAATTCAATTTCCCTGGCGATCCGGCCGGTACCGTTCAAAATACCGAGCATCGATGAACTTGAACTGCCTCAAATATTTAAATCATTGGTGTCCAAGTCTCGTGGCCTGATCCTGATCACTGGCGCCGCTGGCGCCGGCAAATCGACGACTCTTGCTGCTATGATCAATCATCTCAACGAAACGGTCAAACGAAACATCATCACTATTGAAGATCCGATAGAATATCTTTTCCCAAACGTGAAGTGCCTCATCCGTCAGAGGGATATGGGCGATGACGCGCGTAACTTTTCCAGCGCCCTGGTTCACAGTTTGCGCCACGACCCGGACGTCCTTGTCATTGGTGAAATGCGCGACCTCGATACGATGAAAACAGCGCTGACTGCCGCCGAAACCGGTCACCTGGTTCTTTCGACTCTTCACACTTTGGACGCGGCTCAGACGATTGACCGTGTAGTCGATATTTTCCCACCCGAACAGCAGCGCCAGATCCGGTATCAGCTTTCTCAGGTCCTCATCGGCGTCATGTCGCAGCGGCTGCCTCATCGTGCGAAGGGCGGACGGATCGCCGCCTTCGAGATCATGCTGAACAACCCGGTTATCTCACGTCTTATTCGTGAAGAAAAGATCTATGACCTGCAAGCAAATATCGAAGTCAGCCACAAGGAAGGCATGCAGACAATGGACCAGGCGATAGCCGACCTTATCAAACGCAAGGTTATCACCCGCGATGAGGGCATGTTATACAGTTCTTCCCAAGCCCGTTTACAACAGTTGTTGCAATCGGAACGCAGCACGGTATATTAGAGGATTGGCGGACCGTAGAACTATACGCGGGTTCCTAACGGAGTTTGGATGGTGGGCGCTATCAGTCAATAGACAGAACTTTTAGTTTAACATTCAGCCTAACTCCGAGATGAATTTGAGAGAGCTTGGATAAAGGTAACAATCTAGCTCATGTGGCGGTCAAAACTTTGAGTTGATTGGTTTAGGCTCTATATCAGAGGCTAAACACGGTAGCGCTTCGTGTTTACCAACGCTGAAATGTTAAAGTCAGTGTCAATTTTTGAATTAATGTCATATTTTTACTTTTTTCGGTGCTTATCACTTCCCACTATCCCGTTTCATTATGCTATCCCACTTAGGAAGGCGTAGGTATCAATTAGAAAGTAAAAATAGCTTTGACAGGAAACTGAACAGGAAAGTTGCAGGATAGTAGATTTAGCTTTGAACGACCCACCACAGGACACTAACGGGAAAGTAGGCGATACTGGAAATTAGCTTCGATTGGAGAGTTACTGGAAACTAACTTTGGGCGAAATAAATCAGTTGCCCAGCAGAGTAGAATAATCATAATTAAGCCATGACCGCCTGAATATTTGCAGATATTAAGTGAATATAATCAATCTAAGTCTGTTTTTTGAAATGCCAGGAGCTAGATATTATTTTGCTTAAGTTGGAATGGTCAGTTGCGAACAAACGGTTTTGGCTATCTTACAAATAATTTTGTGATCGGCTATAAAACAGAATATTTTTTGGTGTCAATGTTTAGCGAATGTGATGGCCAATCACTTTTATTTTTTAAATATCGTTGATGATTTCCTCTCAAGAGTTTTTCCAATAATTTGTTCAATTGGATAACTTCTTTTTCTGATAAATCAGAACCCCAGAACTCATCGAAAACAGTAAGCTTTTCATAAGCTACTTCAAGGAGTCCTTTGCCTTTTTCCGTGAGTGTGACATCAATCATATTTTTAGGTTTTTCTAAAAACTCCTTTGTAATCAAACCATCAAGTTCCATTCTTTTGATTAAACCCGTAACTGAATGCGGTTCGAGTGGAGACAATTTATTTATCTTGGCCAGTGTTGCATGTCCCCCAGAACCACCCAAGGTATGTAAAATAATAAATCTTTCAACAGTTAGGCCAAGATCGAGGAGTTCCTTGCTAAACACTCTATTGCCAATTAGTTGGCAATGATACAACAGAACATACAAATAGTGTCCGATCGTCAATTCCTTATAGTTCATAAGTTTCAATTATATCAAATCAATGATCATTCACCAAGTCCTAGTACTATCTGATGGACTTAATTCTTTCGTACGATTGCTAAGAAATAAATGATATGATATCGTATACGCATTCGTATACGAAGTCGTATACGTACATTATGAGGCGATGCGTGTAGCTATTTTTGCAAACGACAAACATGCTTCAATGTCAATCATAACCCTACTAAAACCATCGAAACCAATTTGGTGTTTCGCAAGAAAACCATACGAGTGCGACGTATTCAGGATTCCCTTCTTCTATACAAGTTTAAATGCTGCTTGTTTGGCTCGGAATCATCAAATTTGGATTCTTAGGAGGCGATATATGAAGCCATAATCGCA
This is a stretch of genomic DNA from Dehalogenimonas etheniformans. It encodes these proteins:
- a CDS encoding type IV pilus twitching motility protein PilT → MTVPIEKLLEFIVLRDATDLHITVPSVPVLRVDGELIPLTEVPPFTPQDIESIFNLITTEEQRNAFKVDRELDFSYSMDGLSRFRISAISQRNSISLAIRPVPFKIPSIDELELPQIFKSLVSKSRGLILITGAAGAGKSTTLAAMINHLNETVKRNIITIEDPIEYLFPNVKCLIRQRDMGDDARNFSSALVHSLRHDPDVLVIGEMRDLDTMKTALTAAETGHLVLSTLHTLDAAQTIDRVVDIFPPEQQRQIRYQLSQVLIGVMSQRLPHRAKGGRIAAFEIMLNNPVISRLIREEKIYDLQANIEVSHKEGMQTMDQAIADLIKRKVITRDEGMLYSSSQARLQQLLQSERSTVY
- a CDS encoding MarR family winged helix-turn-helix transcriptional regulator gives rise to the protein MNYKELTIGHYLYVLLYHCQLIGNRVFSKELLDLGLTVERFIILHTLGGSGGHATLAKINKLSPLEPHSVTGLIKRMELDGLITKEFLEKPKNMIDVTLTEKGKGLLEVAYEKLTVFDEFWGSDLSEKEVIQLNKLLEKLLRGNHQRYLKNKSDWPSHSLNIDTKKYSVL